One Maribacter cobaltidurans genomic window carries:
- a CDS encoding citrate synthase has protein sequence MSDKATLEYNGKKYEFPVIEGTEKELAIDIKSLRSSTGGIITIDPGYKNTGSCESAITFLDGEKGILRYRGYSIEELAEKADFLEVAYLLIFGELPNEEELAKFHKDITDESHVDEEMKKILDGFPKSAHPMGVLSSLTSALIAFNPSTVDVSSEKDMYHAIVRILAKFPVLVAWTLRKKKGLPLDYGDDTLGYVENIHKMMFKRPNQEYKKNKVVIEALDKLLILHADHEQNCSTSTVRIVGSSHAGLFASLSAGISALWGPLHGGANQAVLEMLEAIEADGGDTKKYMAKAKDKEDPFRLMGFGHRVYKNFDPRAKIIKKAADEVLSDLGIDDPILDIAKGLEKEALEDPYFVDRKLYPNVDFYSGIIYRALGIPTEMFTVMFALGRLPGWIAQWREMRLRGEPIGRPRQVYIGENLRPFVGLKSR, from the coding sequence ATGTCAGATAAAGCTACTTTAGAATATAATGGTAAAAAGTATGAGTTTCCTGTTATTGAAGGCACGGAAAAGGAACTTGCCATTGATATTAAATCCTTAAGGTCCTCTACTGGAGGAATTATTACTATAGACCCGGGGTATAAGAACACAGGTTCCTGTGAAAGTGCCATTACTTTTTTGGATGGTGAAAAGGGTATTTTAAGATATCGGGGGTATTCCATAGAAGAGTTGGCGGAAAAAGCCGACTTTTTGGAGGTAGCGTACTTATTGATTTTTGGTGAATTACCCAATGAAGAGGAGTTGGCCAAATTTCACAAGGATATTACGGATGAGTCCCATGTAGATGAGGAAATGAAAAAGATTTTGGATGGATTTCCGAAATCGGCACATCCCATGGGTGTACTTTCCTCCTTAACAAGTGCCTTGATTGCGTTTAACCCTTCTACGGTAGACGTAAGTTCTGAAAAGGACATGTATCATGCAATAGTAAGGATACTGGCCAAATTTCCAGTGTTGGTGGCATGGACCTTACGAAAGAAAAAGGGCTTGCCGTTGGATTATGGAGATGATACCCTAGGCTATGTGGAAAACATCCATAAAATGATGTTTAAGCGTCCAAATCAAGAGTATAAAAAGAACAAAGTAGTTATAGAAGCTCTGGATAAATTATTGATTTTACATGCGGACCATGAACAGAATTGTTCTACATCTACAGTTCGCATTGTAGGATCTTCCCATGCTGGACTTTTTGCTTCTTTGTCTGCAGGCATTTCTGCATTATGGGGACCTTTGCATGGTGGTGCCAATCAGGCCGTATTGGAAATGTTGGAGGCGATCGAAGCGGATGGTGGAGATACCAAAAAATATATGGCAAAGGCCAAGGACAAGGAAGATCCATTTAGGTTGATGGGCTTTGGTCACAGGGTGTATAAGAACTTTGACCCTAGGGCCAAAATAATCAAAAAAGCTGCTGATGAGGTTTTAAGCGATTTGGGAATTGATGACCCAATCCTTGATATTGCTAAAGGCTTGGAGAAGGAAGCTTTGGAAGATCCTTACTTTGTAGATAGAAAATTATATCCCAACGTGGATTTCTATTCTGGTATTATCTACCGAGCACTTGGTATACCAACGGAAATGTTTACGGTAATGTTTGCTTTGGGAAGACTTCCCGGATGGATTGCACAGTGGAGGGAAATGCGATTAAGGGGAGAGCCCATAGGAAGACCACGGCAAGTATATATAGGGGAAAACCTTAGACCGTTTGTGGGTTTAAAATCCAGATAA
- a CDS encoding dimethylarginine dimethylaminohydrolase family protein, with product MLRLSVNDEVSRLKAVVLGTAKSCGPIPKPEEAYDPKSLEHILAGTYPKEEDMIGEMEAFSEVLKKYNVAVFRPEVLKDCNQIFSRDIAFVIEEKLIISNILPDREKEVDAILHVLDKIPEENILHPPEKVHVEGGDVMPWNDYIFVGTYTGEDYAYHITARTNSHAVEYLRNQFPGKKVKSFELRKSKNARENALHLDCCFQPLGKGKAILHKNGFLVEEEYQWLVDFFGREHIFEISADEMYHMFSNVFSIAPDVVVSEKNFKRLNNWLREQGFTVEEVPYAEISKQEGLLRCSTLPLIRE from the coding sequence ATGCTTAGGCTAAGTGTTAATGATGAAGTATCTCGCTTAAAGGCGGTTGTATTGGGAACTGCGAAAAGCTGTGGGCCAATACCCAAGCCAGAGGAAGCTTATGATCCAAAATCCTTGGAACATATCTTGGCGGGTACATATCCCAAAGAAGAAGATATGATTGGGGAGATGGAGGCTTTTTCAGAAGTGCTAAAAAAATATAATGTGGCTGTCTTCAGGCCAGAGGTCTTAAAAGACTGTAATCAAATATTTTCAAGGGATATAGCTTTCGTAATTGAGGAGAAGCTTATTATTTCCAATATTTTACCGGATAGGGAAAAGGAGGTTGATGCCATACTTCATGTTCTGGATAAAATTCCAGAGGAAAACATTTTACATCCACCGGAAAAAGTGCATGTGGAAGGTGGTGATGTCATGCCGTGGAACGATTATATTTTTGTTGGGACATACACAGGTGAGGATTACGCATACCATATTACGGCAAGAACCAACTCACATGCTGTCGAGTATTTACGTAATCAATTTCCCGGGAAAAAGGTAAAGTCCTTTGAATTGAGGAAATCCAAAAATGCTAGGGAAAATGCCTTGCATCTAGACTGTTGTTTTCAACCTTTGGGAAAGGGTAAGGCCATTCTTCACAAAAATGGGTTTCTTGTTGAAGAGGAATATCAATGGTTGGTTGATTTTTTTGGACGGGAGCATATCTTTGAGATTTCCGCCGATGAAATGTACCACATGTTCAGTAATGTCTTTTCAATTGCACCGGATGTCGTCGTTTCGGAAAAGAACTTTAAAAGGCTCAACAACTGGCTTAGAGAGCAAGGTTTTACGGTGGAAGAGGTTCCTTACGCTGAAATTTCAAAACAAGAGGGACTATTAAGATGTAGTACTTTACCATTAATCAGGGAATAA
- the eno gene encoding phosphopyruvate hydratase, which produces MSIILSVHARQILDSRGNPTVEVDVITENGVMGRAAVPSGASTGEHEAVELRDGGNTFMGKGVMKAVENVNTVIAEEILGMSVFEQNLLDQTMIDLDGTPNKSKLGANAILGVSLAAAKAAANELGISLYRYVGGVSANTLPVPMMNIINGGSHSDAPIAFQEFMVMPVKAKSFSHAMQMGTEIFHNLKKVLHDRGLSTAVGDEGGFAPNLAGGTEDALDTIAKAVEKAGYKLGDDVMIALDCASAEFYVDGAYDYTKFEGSKGEVRTSEEQAQYLADLTEKYPIISIEDGMDENDWDGWKALTEKIGDKVQLVGDDLFVTNVERLSTGIEKGIANSILIKVNQIGTLTETIAAVNMAKNAGYTSVMSHRSGETEDNTIADLAVALNCGQIKTGSASRSDRMAKYNQLLRIEEELGSMAYYPQKKAFKIK; this is translated from the coding sequence ATGAGTATCATACTAAGCGTTCACGCAAGACAAATTTTAGATTCAAGAGGAAACCCAACAGTAGAAGTAGACGTAATCACTGAAAATGGGGTAATGGGAAGAGCCGCAGTACCTTCTGGAGCCTCTACGGGAGAACATGAGGCAGTTGAACTACGTGATGGGGGAAATACCTTCATGGGCAAAGGAGTTATGAAGGCCGTTGAGAATGTCAATACCGTAATCGCTGAGGAGATATTGGGTATGTCCGTTTTTGAGCAAAATTTATTGGACCAGACCATGATCGATTTGGATGGAACTCCTAATAAGTCCAAATTGGGAGCTAACGCTATTCTAGGAGTTTCCTTGGCCGCAGCAAAGGCCGCTGCCAATGAATTGGGAATTTCCCTATACCGATACGTTGGGGGTGTTAGCGCTAACACGTTGCCCGTACCAATGATGAATATTATCAATGGGGGTTCGCACTCTGATGCGCCTATCGCCTTCCAAGAGTTCATGGTCATGCCGGTAAAGGCCAAAAGCTTTTCTCATGCCATGCAGATGGGTACTGAAATCTTCCATAATCTAAAAAAGGTTTTGCATGACAGAGGTCTAAGTACTGCCGTAGGCGATGAGGGAGGATTTGCACCTAATCTTGCTGGAGGAACTGAGGATGCTTTGGATACCATTGCCAAAGCGGTTGAAAAAGCTGGCTATAAATTAGGTGATGATGTTATGATAGCCTTGGATTGTGCCTCTGCAGAATTCTATGTGGACGGTGCCTACGACTATACCAAATTTGAAGGAAGCAAAGGAGAGGTTAGGACTTCTGAGGAACAAGCGCAATACTTGGCGGATTTGACCGAAAAATACCCCATCATTTCCATTGAAGATGGTATGGACGAAAACGATTGGGACGGATGGAAAGCCCTGACCGAAAAAATAGGGGATAAGGTTCAATTGGTAGGTGATGATTTATTTGTGACCAATGTAGAAAGATTGTCCACGGGAATAGAAAAGGGTATTGCAAATTCCATTTTGATCAAAGTAAATCAAATAGGTACCCTTACGGAAACCATAGCAGCCGTGAACATGGCCAAGAATGCCGGGTATACTTCCGTAATGTCCCATAGATCTGGTGAAACAGAAGATAATACGATTGCCGATTTGGCAGTAGCCTTGAATTGTGGGCAAATCAAAACAGGTTCAGCCTCTAGGTCTGACCGTATGGCCAAGTACAATCAATTATTACGAATTGAAGAGGAGTTGGGAAGTATGGCCTATTATCCTCAGAAAAAGGCATTTAAGATAAAATAA
- the rplQ gene encoding 50S ribosomal protein L17 — translation MRHGKKVNHLGRKSAHRKAMLANMACSLIEHKRINTTVAKAKALKQFVEPLITRSKAENNQSAEKGTHNRRIAFKNLRDKYAVNELFSVVSEKVADRPGGYTRIIKLGNRLGDNADMAMIELVDFNEIYNAGKPKKKSTRRSRRGGKSSSDEAPKVEEPVVEEAAPEAEAKPETESQPENEVKKEDDSKE, via the coding sequence ATGAGACACGGTAAAAAAGTTAACCATTTAGGAAGAAAGTCGGCACATAGAAAAGCTATGTTGGCCAATATGGCATGTTCTTTAATCGAACATAAAAGAATTAATACAACGGTTGCCAAAGCCAAAGCTTTGAAACAATTTGTTGAGCCATTGATCACTAGGTCCAAAGCAGAGAACAATCAGTCCGCAGAGAAAGGTACTCACAATAGACGTATCGCTTTCAAGAATCTTAGAGATAAATATGCGGTAAATGAATTGTTCAGCGTAGTATCTGAAAAAGTAGCGGATAGACCAGGTGGATATACAAGAATCATCAAGTTGGGAAATCGATTAGGTGATAATGCGGATATGGCCATGATAGAGTTGGTTGATTTCAATGAGATCTACAATGCTGGGAAACCGAAGAAGAAATCTACTAGAAGAAGTAGAAGAGGTGGTAAAAGCTCTAGTGACGAAGCTCCAAAAGTTGAAGAACCAGTTGTTGAAGAGGCTGCACCAGAAGCGGAGGCTAAGCCGGAAACGGAATCACAACCTGAGAACGAGGTTAAAAAGGAAGATGATTCAAAAGAGTAA
- a CDS encoding glycogen synthase → MNNFLFVSAENDAIPDCKAGGMGDVVRDVPREIASRGDSAHVVVPSYGRLHQNGVFKAKLEFNLRGTVYVAELYEVLPKKIVKNISHYVIHHPEIKEGGIAHIYHDDPTEPFFNDFVKFMIFSTAVAQAIKIGAFGKLDIVHMHDWHSSAVLFLKTYHPAYQDLKKMRYVYSIHNLAIQGIRPFYNNYASVNHWFPEIQLDHKVLMDPRYQDCINLMAVGIRLADAVHTVSPSYKEDVMLPSRPPEFIGGEGLEKDLQNANNEGRLFGILNASNYNNIRTAEKGNLYRNTVKALFRWLQDESKKYKADFLAHTGEKIMQYVGNRPKFIVSSVARLTEQKFYFLKRSPEAFEEILKRLEKVEGIFMLLGTGNPDYEDLFRKMSYKHKNFIFTNGQSEDLIDSMYLETDLYFMPSLFEPCGISQMLAMRNGNPCLVHHTGGLKDTVAHMKTGFAFEGKTYDQQIRNMVKVFDEALNVWENDKPAWKRIKANAKKMRFTWEDSVDAYYKDLYLL, encoded by the coding sequence ATGAATAATTTTCTTTTTGTATCCGCCGAAAATGACGCAATCCCCGACTGTAAGGCTGGAGGAATGGGTGACGTAGTGAGGGATGTTCCCAGGGAAATTGCCAGTCGCGGAGATTCTGCCCATGTAGTGGTACCTTCTTATGGGAGATTACATCAAAACGGGGTTTTTAAGGCAAAGTTGGAATTTAATCTTAGGGGAACTGTATATGTTGCGGAGCTCTATGAGGTGCTTCCCAAAAAAATTGTCAAAAACATATCCCACTATGTAATTCATCATCCTGAAATCAAGGAGGGCGGTATTGCACATATATATCATGATGATCCAACGGAACCATTTTTCAATGATTTTGTAAAGTTTATGATTTTTTCCACGGCCGTCGCCCAAGCTATCAAAATAGGGGCCTTTGGTAAGTTGGATATTGTACATATGCACGACTGGCACTCCAGTGCCGTACTATTTTTAAAGACGTATCATCCTGCCTATCAAGACCTAAAAAAAATGCGTTATGTGTATAGCATACATAATCTAGCGATACAGGGTATCAGACCGTTTTATAATAACTACGCCTCTGTCAACCATTGGTTTCCAGAAATTCAATTAGACCATAAAGTATTGATGGATCCTCGGTACCAGGACTGTATAAACTTAATGGCGGTAGGTATTCGTTTGGCGGATGCCGTGCACACGGTATCTCCTTCTTACAAGGAAGATGTAATGTTGCCTAGTAGGCCACCGGAGTTTATAGGGGGGGAAGGTTTGGAAAAGGATTTGCAAAATGCAAACAATGAAGGAAGGTTGTTTGGTATTTTGAACGCATCCAACTACAACAATATTAGAACTGCGGAAAAAGGAAATCTGTACAGAAATACGGTAAAGGCCCTGTTCCGATGGTTACAGGACGAATCCAAAAAATATAAGGCAGATTTTTTAGCGCATACCGGCGAGAAAATCATGCAATATGTTGGTAATAGGCCCAAATTTATCGTTTCAAGTGTGGCCAGGTTGACCGAGCAAAAATTTTATTTCTTAAAACGTTCTCCAGAAGCATTTGAGGAAATTCTAAAACGTTTAGAAAAGGTAGAAGGTATTTTTATGCTTTTGGGAACAGGAAATCCTGATTACGAGGATTTGTTCAGGAAAATGAGCTACAAACACAAGAATTTTATTTTTACCAACGGACAGTCAGAAGATTTGATAGATTCCATGTACCTGGAAACAGATTTATACTTTATGCCAAGTTTGTTTGAGCCCTGCGGAATAAGTCAAATGTTGGCCATGAGAAATGGTAATCCTTGCTTGGTTCACCATACTGGAGGCTTAAAGGATACGGTCGCCCACATGAAAACTGGGTTTGCGTTTGAAGGTAAGACTTATGATCAGCAGATAAGAAATATGGTAAAGGTTTTCGATGAGGCCTTGAATGTTTGGGAGAATGATAAACCGGCTTGGAAACGTATTAAGGCGAATGCTAAAAAGATGCGATTTACTTGGGAGGATTCGGTGGATGCGTATTACAAAGATCTCTATTTGTTATAG
- the carA gene encoding glutamine-hydrolyzing carbamoyl-phosphate synthase small subunit, whose translation MKYQAKKKALILLADGTIFYGKSVGDKEGTAFGEVCFNTGMTGYQEIFTDPSYFGQLMVTTNAHIGNYGTNKEEVESESVKIAGLICRNFSYEYSRPSADASLQDFLDSNDLFAISDVDTRALVSYIRDNGAMNAVISTDVDNIEELKKQLEKVPSMEGLELASKVSTKEPYFYGDPSANIKIAALDIGIKKNILRNLEKRGAYIKVFPYNATFPEMSSWNPDAYFISNGPGDPEPLSEAITVAKEIIKTDKPLFGICLGHQVIALANGVSTYKMHNGHRGINHPILNLLTGKGEITSQNHGFAINREETEANDNLEITHVHLNDQTVAGIRMKNKDVFSVQYHPEASPGPHDADYLFDDFFSLIEKTSKQSTEV comes from the coding sequence ATGAAGTATCAAGCCAAAAAGAAAGCGTTAATATTGTTAGCCGATGGTACCATTTTTTATGGAAAGTCTGTTGGGGACAAAGAAGGAACCGCCTTTGGGGAAGTTTGTTTCAATACCGGTATGACCGGATATCAAGAAATATTTACGGATCCGTCCTATTTTGGACAATTAATGGTTACCACCAATGCACACATAGGGAACTACGGTACAAATAAGGAAGAGGTAGAATCTGAGAGCGTCAAGATTGCCGGTTTAATTTGTAGGAATTTCAGCTATGAATATTCGCGTCCAAGTGCAGATGCCAGTTTACAGGATTTTTTGGATAGTAACGACCTCTTTGCCATTTCAGATGTGGATACCCGTGCCTTGGTCAGTTACATTAGGGATAATGGGGCTATGAACGCCGTAATATCCACTGATGTCGATAACATTGAGGAATTAAAAAAGCAGTTGGAAAAAGTTCCAAGTATGGAGGGATTGGAGCTTGCTTCCAAAGTGTCCACCAAGGAACCGTATTTTTATGGCGATCCATCGGCAAATATCAAAATTGCGGCCTTGGATATTGGAATTAAGAAGAATATTTTAAGAAACCTTGAGAAGCGTGGGGCCTATATAAAAGTATTCCCATATAATGCTACGTTTCCCGAGATGTCTTCTTGGAATCCTGATGCTTACTTTATATCCAATGGACCTGGCGACCCTGAGCCTTTGTCTGAAGCTATAACCGTAGCCAAGGAAATTATAAAGACAGACAAGCCCTTGTTTGGTATTTGTTTGGGGCATCAGGTAATTGCCTTGGCCAATGGCGTATCTACTTATAAGATGCACAATGGGCATAGGGGTATCAACCATCCCATATTAAATTTACTTACTGGAAAAGGTGAAATAACTTCCCAGAACCATGGATTTGCCATTAACCGGGAGGAAACCGAAGCGAACGATAATCTAGAGATTACGCACGTCCATTTGAATGATCAAACCGTTGCCGGAATACGGATGAAGAATAAAGATGTGTTCTCGGTACAGTATCATCCTGAGGCCAGCCCGGGACCTCATGATGCCGATTATCTTTTTGATGATTTTTTCAGTTTGATCGAGAAAACTTCAAAGCAATCCACAGAAGTTTAA